A stretch of Anaerobacillus alkaliphilus DNA encodes these proteins:
- a CDS encoding TerB N-terminal domain-containing protein: MNQKSKTVGYLLAFFLGGIGAHLFYYKKYIRGLIYLIFCWTYIPIFLGWIDMLFIKKWHNQLDSVNDKKQLEKKPSLAKISVEPKSQDNKTKPKKTTSIFNKTFYNEEDIILPKYAHIETPASILKSVEEALNPKKSTKDSGGIRTEYSYSHSHSDFIKKSHNYKNRTQGPTKEIPLQAYWTTFDSMNDKQLKWYFHWREEVLEGNYLEVDLSYIFVFVYELLNYSFNPKASFNVSMLVRLYENYVDMHPKLSNYLPRWIQDMLNELKEEELASEWKFRDYVPPVFKAITWEHKPLNKISITHWRNFIRNYRETKFFLDNKNKIYKVFKDGLLLLEAHHNEQNEKVENIWFTNKRVRNVAHLYSGAVIGRENEPIHVYHTEVQPTDTLYDEITALFRLSENVTRILNGEKREIKVEEEVLPDNFKNNLLDSYKEGAKKANERFKTVKEKDTQATGSTIPQRPIEEETTEVAAVTATKPTIEFNDENIQRLNQENQHLQGVFEGSQNEETQPEFKDTSVLVTPDATTTDITPEVSETDRTVEVDTGLNSIFDTTEGDEEEFISSLSDAEKEFLSSFNNGEYSQDEATAFAKRNGKMLGLFLSELNEKANEHLGDNIMELEGDNIILYDEFTDIALMLKGA; this comes from the coding sequence ATGAATCAAAAGTCTAAAACAGTGGGGTATCTCCTAGCGTTTTTTCTTGGAGGTATCGGTGCACATCTTTTTTACTACAAAAAGTATATCAGAGGACTCATCTATCTAATTTTCTGCTGGACCTACATTCCAATATTCTTAGGGTGGATTGATATGTTGTTTATAAAAAAGTGGCACAATCAATTAGATTCAGTAAATGACAAGAAACAGCTAGAGAAAAAGCCATCTCTAGCTAAAATCTCTGTTGAGCCGAAATCCCAGGACAATAAAACAAAACCTAAAAAGACCACTTCGATATTTAACAAAACATTTTACAACGAAGAAGATATCATCTTGCCGAAGTATGCACACATAGAAACACCCGCTTCTATTCTTAAAAGTGTAGAGGAAGCATTAAACCCTAAGAAGTCTACAAAGGATAGTGGAGGTATTCGAACTGAATATTCTTACTCACATTCGCACTCAGACTTCATCAAGAAATCACACAACTATAAAAACCGGACACAAGGACCGACAAAAGAAATACCATTACAGGCATACTGGACAACGTTTGACTCTATGAACGACAAACAATTAAAATGGTACTTCCATTGGAGAGAAGAAGTCCTTGAAGGAAATTATTTAGAAGTAGACCTTAGTTATATTTTCGTATTTGTGTATGAGTTACTAAACTACTCTTTTAACCCTAAGGCATCGTTTAATGTCAGTATGTTAGTACGCTTATATGAGAACTATGTAGACATGCACCCAAAACTTTCTAATTACTTGCCTCGGTGGATTCAAGATATGTTAAACGAACTCAAGGAAGAGGAGTTAGCAAGCGAATGGAAGTTCCGTGATTATGTTCCTCCAGTATTTAAAGCGATTACATGGGAACACAAACCATTAAATAAAATATCCATTACACACTGGAGAAATTTTATCCGTAATTACCGGGAAACCAAATTCTTTCTGGATAACAAGAATAAAATTTATAAAGTGTTCAAAGACGGTCTTTTGTTATTAGAAGCCCATCACAACGAACAAAACGAAAAAGTAGAAAATATTTGGTTTACGAATAAACGAGTTCGCAATGTGGCTCACCTGTATTCAGGAGCGGTCATTGGAAGGGAAAATGAACCTATCCATGTTTACCACACAGAAGTTCAACCTACAGATACGCTTTATGATGAAATTACAGCTCTTTTCCGATTATCCGAGAATGTCACTCGTATTTTAAACGGTGAAAAAAGGGAGATAAAGGTGGAAGAAGAAGTGCTACCAGATAATTTTAAGAATAACTTATTAGATAGTTACAAAGAAGGTGCAAAAAAAGCCAACGAACGATTCAAGACGGTCAAGGAGAAAGATACTCAAGCTACAGGTAGTACTATTCCTCAACGACCGATAGAAGAGGAAACAACGGAAGTGGCAGCTGTCACTGCTACAAAACCAACCATTGAATTTAATGATGAGAATATTCAACGTTTAAATCAAGAAAATCAACATTTACAAGGAGTGTTTGAGGGTAGCCAAAACGAAGAAACACAACCGGAGTTTAAAGATACTTCGGTACTGGTGACACCAGATGCAACTACAACAGACATTACTCCTGAGGTTTCTGAAACAGACAGGACGGTTGAGGTGGATACGGGATTAAATTCTATCTTTGATACTACTGAAGGGGATGAAGAGGAGTTTATTAGTTCATTATCAGATGCAGAAAAAGAATTCTTAAGCTCATTTAACAACGGAGAATATTCTCAAGACGAAGCAACCGCTTTTGCGAAGAGGAATGGGAAAATGTTAGGCTTGTTCCTAAGTGAGTTAAACGAAAAAGCAAATGAACATTTGGGGGATAATATCATGGAGTTAGAAGGCGACAACATTATTCTTTACGACGAGTTCACGGATATTGCTCTCATGCTGAAAGGGGCGTAA
- a CDS encoding ATP-binding protein: MNIKKRDSSAILNSLSGGVVPSRGLQYIMVGRTDEAKQILADLQNIKGGSSVIKLFIGPFGSGKSFIQALIQQIAFQEKFVVAKADFTPERRLYGSEGKAVAIYTELMKNMAIATVPDGGALPTILDKWISDVQSKVVVDKNYGSVAFDNPDFIRDVEHEITNTVSKMDDLIGGYDFSRILIQYFKGFVEDNNELQRKAIKWLRGEYKTKTEARTDLGVRDIIDDNNYYNYLKVVSQFVKQIGYSGLVVNLDEAINLYKITHPQTRDKNYETILKIYNDTLQGNVEGLYFTLGGTPEFLEDERRGLFSYGALKRRLESNRFETNEFRDLSQPVIKLTPLKHDETYVLLQKLRDIHATHHGSQSTVTDEEIKRFIIQEYSRPGADENLTVGDVIRSFLGALNILHQNPNFNRSDIFGEEEGPPEPRNTVHSRFATTEGE; encoded by the coding sequence TTGAATATTAAGAAACGAGATTCATCCGCAATATTAAACTCTCTATCCGGGGGAGTTGTGCCAAGCAGAGGATTACAATACATCATGGTAGGTCGAACAGACGAAGCCAAACAAATTCTGGCAGACTTGCAAAATATAAAGGGCGGTTCCTCGGTTATCAAATTGTTCATTGGACCTTTTGGGAGCGGGAAGAGTTTCATACAAGCCCTAATTCAACAAATTGCCTTTCAGGAGAAGTTTGTTGTAGCGAAAGCTGACTTTACACCAGAACGGCGATTATACGGCAGCGAAGGAAAAGCTGTCGCAATCTATACAGAACTAATGAAGAACATGGCAATTGCTACGGTACCGGATGGTGGGGCTCTACCCACTATCCTGGATAAATGGATTAGTGACGTCCAATCAAAGGTAGTTGTAGATAAAAATTATGGCTCGGTAGCATTTGATAATCCAGACTTTATTCGGGATGTAGAACATGAGATAACCAATACAGTTTCTAAGATGGATGACCTAATTGGAGGATATGACTTCTCACGCATTCTAATCCAGTATTTCAAGGGATTTGTAGAAGACAACAATGAATTGCAGCGCAAAGCGATAAAGTGGCTTAGAGGGGAATATAAGACGAAAACAGAAGCAAGAACAGATTTAGGGGTTCGAGATATTATCGATGACAACAACTACTACAACTACCTGAAAGTTGTCTCTCAATTTGTGAAGCAAATCGGGTATTCCGGGTTAGTGGTTAATCTGGATGAAGCAATTAATCTGTATAAGATAACTCACCCTCAAACTAGAGATAAGAACTACGAAACCATCTTAAAGATATATAATGATACCCTTCAAGGGAATGTGGAAGGTTTATACTTCACACTAGGTGGTACACCAGAGTTTTTAGAAGATGAAAGACGGGGACTATTTAGTTACGGAGCACTGAAAAGACGATTGGAATCTAATCGTTTTGAAACAAACGAGTTCCGGGATTTATCTCAACCAGTCATCAAATTAACCCCATTGAAGCATGACGAAACGTATGTTCTATTACAGAAATTACGAGACATTCATGCGACGCATCATGGATCTCAATCGACTGTAACAGATGAAGAGATTAAGCGTTTTATCATTCAAGAGTATTCCAGACCGGGAGCGGATGAGAATTTAACAGTAGGGGATGTCATTCGTTCTTTTTTAGGTGCACTGAACATTCTACATCAAAATCCAAATTTCAATCGCAGTGATATCTTTGGAGAAGAGGAAGGACCACCAGAGCCGCGAAACACCGTTCACTCTAGGTTTGCTACTACAGAAGGAGAATAA